A single region of the Kwoniella botswanensis chromosome 1, complete sequence genome encodes:
- a CDS encoding 6-phosphogluconolactonase, whose translation MPPQPPAPPVFYSFPKVDVLQDSLANFVVKAQRDAVEKRGKFTIALSRGSLAANLKGLVGQENVQWDKWEVFFCDEAAVPLDSEDSNYHSNILSFLSDVPIPAGQIHTIDANLLDDLEELADQYEKQLIDHFAKSNAARYPTFDLMLLGIGPDGETASLFPGHELLSERDAWVAYLDDAPRGPKRRITMTLPVLTHCYRAVFVVSGNEKAEMLHAILDRPEEGLPCSRVRPASPGLVFFFADSEAAGLTKYPPTAFRWIDNEKEAEEAVAAAKRKAARRAAEEGGE comes from the exons ATGCCTCCTCAACCACCCGCTCCTCCCGTCTTCTACTCTTTCCCCAAAGTAGACGTtttacaag ACTCCCTCGCTAACTTCGTCGTCAAAGCTCAGAGAGACGCCGTagagaaaagagggaaaTTCACCATCGCCCTATCGAGAGGAAGTTTAGCTGCTAATTTAAAGGGGTTGGTTGGACAGGAGAACGTACAGTGGGATAAGTG GGAAGTATTCTTCTGTGACGAAGCAGCCGTACCACTCGACTCTGAAGATTCAAATTACCATTCCAacattctctctttcctttccgACGTTCCCATACCCGCCGGACAAATTCACACCATCGATGCCAACCTGTTGGACGACCTGGAAGAATTAGCCGATCAGTATGAGAAACAGCTAATTGATCATTTCGCCAAATCGAATGCTGCCAGATACCCAACTTTCGATCTGATGCTTTTGGGTATAGGACCTGATGGTGAGACTGCCTCTTTGTTCCCTGGACATGAACTTTTGTCGGAAAGAGATGCCTGGGTTGCATATCTGGATGATGCACCAAGAGGTCCAAAGAGAAGGATCACCATGAC CCTCCCCGTCCTCACACACTGCTATCGGGCGGTATTTGTCGTGTCGGGAAATGAAAAGGCAGAAATGTTACATGCCATACTTGATAGACCGGAGGAAGGATTACCTTGTTCAAGAGTCAGACCTGC TTCCCCCGGATTAgtattcttcttcgctgatTCTGAAGCTGCTGGACTTACCAAGTATCCCCCAACGGCATTCAGATGGATCGATAACgagaaggaagctgaggaagctGTAGCTGCTGCTAAGAGAAAGGCGGCTAGGAGAGCAGCTGAAGAGGGTGGGGAGTAG